The segment CGCGGAGCGCCGCGGCGCTCCAGAAGATCGGGATCTCCTCGCCCCGCTTGGTCAGGAGACGCGTGGTGCGATAGTTCAGGCCTTTCTCCAGGGCCGTCTTGAGGCCCTCGGCGGCGATCTTCTCGTCGCTCCCGGCGAGCTTGAGCGCGTGCATCCCCTTGAGCTCCTGGGGGGAATAGCCCGACACGCGCTCGAAGACCTGGTTCCAGTCCTGCAGCCTCATGTCCGCGTCGAGACGGTAGAAGAGGTCGGGGATGGATTTGAGGATGGCTTCGCGCTCGGCCAGCATGCGCGCGAAGGCCTCCTCGGACTTGCGGCGCTCGGTGATGTCGTCGGCCAGGCCGACGAGGCCGGTGACCTTGCCCTCGGCGTCGTGGAGGAGGACGGTGGACATCCAGCAGGTGAAGGTGGTCCCGTCGCGGCGGACGTGGCCGACCTCGCCCGCCCAGGAGCCTTCGCCGAGGACCTTCTTGTTGAAGGGGAGGACGTCCCGCTCCATCTGCTCCGGCGTGTGGCTGATCTCCATCGGCTGGCCGGTCATCTCGTCCGGGGCGTAGCCGTGCATCTTGCCCCAGGCCCGGTTCACGAACCGGAGGCGGCCCTCCATGTCGGCGATGGCGAGGCCGTCGTGGGCCTGGTCGACGGCGGCGCGCAGGCGGAGCAGGTCGGTCTGCGTCCGCACGCGCTCGCTGACGTCGCTCATCACCACGCGGTAGAGCAGGGCCCCGCGGGAGTCGTGACCCAAGGTCCGCTCCAGGCGGGCCCAGAAGGGGGCGGCGGCGCGCCGCATGCGCAGCTCGAAATAAGGCGGAGCCTCCTTGGACGGGAACTTCCTGAACGTCCGCCGGAAGGCGCCCCGGTCCTCGGGGTCGACGAACGCGCCCAGCGGGCGCTTGAGGAGGAGGTCTTTCTCCACGCCGAGCATCGCGGCGACGGTGAGGTTGGCCTCGAGGATGCGGCCCGTCGCGGAAAGGGTGAAGAGACCGACCGGGGCGAGGTCATAGAGGTTGACGTAGCGCTCGCGCAGGGCCGCGAGGTCGCGCTTGGTCCGGCTCAGCTCCTGCGCCGCCGTCGGCTTGGTTTTCTTGTCCATGTCTTAAATGCGCGAAGTTACATTATAGCATCCGGAACGGTCCGCGCGGCCGGGAGCTTCGGATTTGAGCGGGCCGGTTTATGTAGGATAGCGCGATGCCCCTCCACCGGAAGATCTTGATCGGCTTCGCCGCGGGCGCCGCGGCCGGGCTGACCTTGCACGGCCTCTTCCCGACGGCGCCCGAGGCCCTGACCCTCTTCCTCGACTACGCCGCCGAGCCTCTCGGCCGGCTGTTCCTGCGCCTGCTGCTGATGGCCGTGCTGCCCCTCGTGGTCAGCTCCTTGATATTGGGCGTGGCCGAGATGGGGGACGCGGCGAAGCTCGGCCGCGTGGCGCTCAAGACCTTGGGCTTCACCTTGCTGATCACCGGGCTCTCCGTGCTCACCGGCCTCGTCGCGGTCAACGTGTTCCGCCCGGGCGACGGCTTCCCGCCGGAGGTCCGCGAGGCGATGCTCAAGACGGGCAAGCTCCCCGCGATGCCCGCGGGGGACGGCGTCAACTTCGCGCAGCGCCTGCTCGCCCTCGTGCCGGACAACCCCGTGAAGGCGGCCGCGACCGGGGACTTCCTCGGGGTGATGTTCTTCTCGATGCTGTTCGGGCTCGGGCTGATCCGCGTGGACAAGGAGAAGGCGCGGCCGCTGCTCAAGCTCCTCGAGTCCGTCAACGAGGCCTCGATGGCGTTCATCCACCTCGTCATGAAGATGGCGCCGTTCGGCGTGGGCGCGCTCGTCATGAACCTGACCGCGCGCTTCGGCTTCGGGCTCCTGCGGCAGCTGCTGGGCTACGCCTTGGTCGTGGTGGGGGCGCTGGCGTTCCATCAGTTAGCGACCTACTCGTTCTTCGTGAGGACGCTGGGCGGCCTCAGCCCCCGTCTGTTCTTCAAGCGCATCCAGGAGGCGATGCTCACCGCCTTCGGCACGAGCTCGTCCTCGGCCACCTTGCCGGTGTCGATGCGCGTCGGCGAGGAGACGCTGGGCCTGCCGCGCGAGATCTCGCGCTTCGTGCTGACCGTCGGCGCCAGCGCCAATCAGAACGGCACCGCACTGTA is part of the Elusimicrobiota bacterium genome and harbors:
- a CDS encoding dicarboxylate/amino acid:cation symporter — protein: MPLHRKILIGFAAGAAAGLTLHGLFPTAPEALTLFLDYAAEPLGRLFLRLLLMAVLPLVVSSLILGVAEMGDAAKLGRVALKTLGFTLLITGLSVLTGLVAVNVFRPGDGFPPEVREAMLKTGKLPAMPAGDGVNFAQRLLALVPDNPVKAAATGDFLGVMFFSMLFGLGLIRVDKEKARPLLKLLESVNEASMAFIHLVMKMAPFGVGALVMNLTARFGFGLLRQLLGYALVVVGALAFHQLATYSFFVRTLGGLSPRLFFKRIQEAMLTAFGTSSSSATLPVSMRVGEETLGLPREISRFVLTVGASANQNGTALYEGVTALFLAQCFGVVLTLPQQGTVLLLSILGGVGTAGVPGGSLPMLMAILASVGVPPEGVLLILGVDRFLDMCRTVLNVSGDLLIAVLVSKSEGEALRPLPSKD
- a CDS encoding PAS domain S-box protein, whose protein sequence is MDKKTKPTAAQELSRTKRDLAALRERYVNLYDLAPVGLFTLSATGRILEANLTVAAMLGVEKDLLLKRPLGAFVDPEDRGAFRRTFRKFPSKEAPPYFELRMRRAAAPFWARLERTLGHDSRGALLYRVVMSDVSERVRTQTDLLRLRAAVDQAHDGLAIADMEGRLRFVNRAWGKMHGYAPDEMTGQPMEISHTPEQMERDVLPFNKKVLGEGSWAGEVGHVRRDGTTFTCWMSTVLLHDAEGKVTGLVGLADDITERRKSEEAFARMLAEREAILKSIPDLFYRLDADMRLQDWNQVFERVSGYSPQELKGMHALKLAGSDEKIAAEGLKTALEKGLNYRTTRLLTKRGEEIPIFWSAAALRDKDGVLLGLVGIGRDLTVK